In a single window of the Hippocampus zosterae strain Florida chromosome 6, ASM2543408v3, whole genome shotgun sequence genome:
- the sfrp1a gene encoding secreted frizzled-related protein 1a, which produces MRATSRSAFGTVGLALTMALLTACAASEYEYLSWKSSDPYNVGRGYGKPPQCVDIPDDLRLCHSVGYAQMLLPNLLEHETMAEVKQQASSWVPLVHKNCHPGTQVFLCSLFAPVCLERPIYPCRWLCEAVRDSCTPIMEAFGFPWPEMLTCDKYPQDDVCIAMTQPNATESTKQTGYSPICPPCDNEMKTDAMLDHMCASEFAFKTKIKEVKRENMDRKVIFQKRKKMLKAGNLKKKDMKKLVMYLKNGADCPCQQLDNLGNQYLIMGRKVDKQYLLTGIHKWDKSRKEFKKAIKKLKTHKCPAFANVFK; this is translated from the exons ATGCGGGCTACTTCTCGGTCAGCTTTTGGGACGGTCGGCTTGGCTCTGACCATGGCGCTCCTGACGGCGTGCGCAGCCTCCGAGTACGAGTATCTAAGTTGGAAGTCGTCCGACCCGTACAACGTCGGACGCGGCTACGGAAAGCCCCCGCAGTGCGTGGACATCCCCGACGACCTGCGGCTGTGCCACAGCGTGGGCTACGCTCAGATGCTGTTGCCGAATCTGCTCGAGCATGAGACCATGGCCGAGGTGAAGCAACAGGCCAGCAGCTGGGTGCCCCTGGTGCACAAAAACTGCCACCCGGGCACGCAGGTATTTCTCTGCTCGCTCTTTGCGCCCGTGTGCCTGGAGCGACCTATCTACCCGTGCAGATGGCTGTGCGAGGCCGTGCGGGACAGCTGCACGCCCATCATGGAGGCGTTTGGCTTCCCCTGGCCGGAGATGCTCACCTGCGACAAATACCCACAAGACGATGTGTGCATCGCCATGACTCAACCCAACGCCACCGAATCCACGAAGCAGACAG GTTATTCTCCCATTTGCCCTCCCTgcgacaatgaaatgaaaaccgaCGCAATGCTGGATCATATGTGTGCCAGTGAATTTG CTTTTAAGACCAAGATCAAGGAGGTGAAGCGAGAGAACATGGACCGCAAGGTGATCTTTCAGAAGCGGAAGAAGATGCTGAAAGCAGGCAATCTGAAGAAGAAGGACATGAAGAAGCTGGTGATGTACTTGAAGAATGGTGCCGACTGCCCATGTCAGCAGCTGGACAATTTGGGTAACCAGTATCTGATCATGGGCCGGAAGGTTGACAAGCAGTACCTGCTCACGGGCATCCATAAGTGGGACAAGTCCAGAAAAGAGTTCAAAAAGGCCATCAAGAAACTCAAGACCCACAAATGCCCCGCCTTTGCAAATGTCTTTAAATAA